From Salarias fasciatus chromosome 5, fSalaFa1.1, whole genome shotgun sequence, a single genomic window includes:
- the eno1b gene encoding enolase 1b, (alpha): MSIHKIHAREIFDSRGNPTVEVDLYTDKGLFRAAVPSGASTGIYEALELRDNDKSRYLGKGVTQAVGHINSTIAPALVGQDLSVVEQEKIDQIMIDMDGTDNKSRFGANAILGVSLAVCKAGAAEKGVPLFRHIADLAGNPEVILPVPAFNVINGGSHAGNKLAMQEFMILPVGASTFKEAMRIGAEVYHNLKSVIKKKYGQDATNVGDEGGFAPNILENQEALELIKEAISKAGYTNEVVIGMDVAASEFYRDGKYDLDFKSPDDPSRYISPDELADLYKSFVKDYPVVSIEDPFDQDDWAAWTNFTGSTDIQIVGDDLTVTNPTRISKAVVEKACNCLLLKVNQIGSVTESMKACKMAQESGWGVMVSHRSGETEDTFIADLVVGLCTGQIKTGAPCRSERLAKYNQILRIEEELGDKARFAGKNFRNPLNQ, from the exons ATGTCCATCCACAAGATCCACGCCAGAGAGATCTTTGACTCCCGTGGAAACCCCACCGTGGAGGTTGACCTTTACACTGACAAAG GCTTGTTCCGGGCAGCTGTGCCGAGCGGTGCCTCCACTGGGATCTACGAGGCCTTGGAGCTCAGAGACAATGACAAGTCTCGCTACCTTGGAAAAG GAGTGACGCAGGCTGTTGGACACATTAATTCAACGATTGCACCGGCACTTGTTGGACAG GATCTGTCTGTGGTGGAGCAAGAGAAGATCGACCAGATCATGATTGACATGGACGGCACAGATAACAAGT CCAGGTTTGGAGCGAACGCCATCCTGGGTGTGTCGCTGGCCGTTTGCAAAGCCGGCGCAGCAGAGAAAGGCGTCCCTCTGTTTCGTCACATCGCCGACCTCGCAGGAAACCCAGAAGTCATCCTGCCCGTGCCG GCTTTCAACGTGATCAACGGTGGCTCTCACGCCGGCAACAAGCTCGCCATGCAAGAGTTCATGATCCTCCCCGTCGGTGCAAGCACCTTCAAAGAGGCCATGCGCATCGGAGCCGAGGTCTACCACAACCTCAAAAGCGTCATCAAGAAGAAATACGGACAAGACGCCACTAACGTGGGAGACGAAGGCGGTTTCGCTCCAAACATCCTGGAGAATCAGGAAG CCCTGGAGTTGATCAAGGAGGCCATAAGCAAAGCGGGCTACACCAACGAGGTGGTGATCGGCATGGACGTGGCCGCTTCCGAGTTTTACAGGGACGGGAAATACGACCTGGACTTCAAGTCGCCCGACGACCCGAGCCGCTACATCTCCCCCGACGAGCTGGCCGACCTCTACAAGAGCTTCGTGAAGGATTATCCAG TTGTGTCCATTGAAGATCCTTTCGATCAGGATGATTGGGCGGCCTGGACGAACTTCACGGGCAGCACAGACATCCAGATTGTTGGAGACGATCTGACCGTGACAAACCCGACCCGCATCAGCAAGGCCGTGGTGGAGAAGGCCTGCAACTGTCTGCTGCTCAAAGTCAACCAGATCGGCTCGGTGACGGAGTCGATGAAGGC GTGTAAGATGGCCCAGGAGAGCGGCTGGGGGGTGATGGTCAGCCATCGCTCGGGTGAAACTGAGGACACCTTCATAGCAGATCTAGTGGTCGGGTTGTGCACTGGACAG ATAAAGACTGGAGCTCCGTGCCGCTCTGAGCGTTTGGCCAAATACAACCAGATTCTCAG AATTGAAGAGGAGTTGGGAGACAAGGCTCGATTTGCTGGGAAGAACTTCAGAAACCCTCTGAACCAGTAG